The following coding sequences are from one Campylobacter sp. RM16187 window:
- a CDS encoding basic amino acid ABC transporter substrate-binding protein has translation MKKLFALFLASFVWLGATELKIGTAANYPPFEFINDQNKITGFDIDLVQELSKRVGFEYKFVNMSFDGIIPALKAGKIDGVASAMSATDERRKSIDFTNSYYSTENIYLKKKNNNKVADKKSLKDKKVGVQLGTVQEIAAKEIDGVKVVPAEETVPLILGLKAGKMDAVILDSSIGYGYLKQNPDLVEFYKESDGSEGFSMAFDKDKQKELIEKINVALEDIKKDGTYDKLLEKYDLK, from the coding sequence ATGAAAAAATTGTTTGCTTTGTTTTTAGCGTCTTTTGTTTGGCTTGGAGCTACCGAGCTTAAAATAGGCACAGCTGCCAACTATCCGCCGTTTGAATTTATAAACGATCAAAATAAAATTACCGGCTTTGATATAGATTTAGTTCAAGAGCTATCAAAAAGAGTAGGATTTGAATATAAATTCGTAAACATGAGCTTTGATGGAATCATTCCGGCTCTAAAAGCGGGCAAAATAGATGGCGTAGCAAGTGCTATGAGTGCAACTGATGAGAGAAGAAAGTCTATCGACTTTACAAATTCTTACTATTCTACAGAAAATATATATCTAAAGAAGAAAAACAACAATAAAGTAGCAGATAAAAAAAGCCTTAAAGACAAAAAAGTAGGCGTTCAGCTAGGAACAGTACAAGAAATTGCGGCAAAAGAAATAGATGGAGTAAAAGTGGTGCCTGCAGAAGAAACAGTGCCACTAATCCTTGGTCTAAAAGCTGGGAAAATGGATGCTGTGATACTTGATAGCTCTATTGGCTATGGGTATCTAAAACAAAATCCCGATTTAGTGGAGTTTTACAAAGAATCAGACGGAAGCGAAGGCTTTTCTATGGCATTTGATAAAGATAAACAAAAAGAACTTATAGAAAAGATAAATGTCGCTCTAGAAGATATTAAAAAAGATGGAACTTACGACAAGCTTTTAGAAAAATACGATCTCAAATAA
- a CDS encoding amino acid ABC transporter ATP-binding protein has translation MIEIRNLNKNYGDLQVLKDINVDIKQGEVIAIIGPSGGGKSTFLRCINRLEEPTSGHIKINGEDILSKKADINKIRQKVSMVFQHFNLFANKNVLENLTLAPIKTGLMSEADAEKKALELLKSVGLSDKKDAFPHKLSGGQKQRIAIARALAMNPEVILFDEPTSALDPEMIGEVLDIMRDVASKGITMLVVTHEMGFARNVANRIFFMDGGKITVDDQPKNVFENPQNQRLKEFLSKVLNH, from the coding sequence ATGATTGAGATTAGAAATTTAAATAAAAATTACGGCGATCTGCAAGTTTTAAAAGATATAAATGTAGATATCAAACAAGGCGAAGTAATAGCCATAATAGGTCCTAGTGGTGGAGGTAAAAGTACCTTTTTACGTTGCATAAACCGTCTTGAAGAGCCAACAAGTGGACACATCAAGATAAACGGTGAAGATATACTAAGCAAAAAAGCAGATATTAATAAAATTCGCCAAAAAGTTAGTATGGTCTTTCAGCACTTTAATCTATTCGCAAACAAAAACGTTTTAGAAAATTTAACTCTAGCACCTATAAAAACAGGTCTAATGAGCGAAGCGGATGCCGAGAAAAAAGCACTTGAACTACTTAAGAGCGTAGGATTAAGTGATAAAAAAGATGCATTTCCTCATAAGCTCTCAGGTGGTCAAAAGCAGCGTATAGCTATAGCTAGGGCTTTAGCTATGAATCCAGAGGTTATACTTTTTGATGAGCCCACATCAGCACTTGACCCTGAAATGATAGGCGAGGTTCTTGATATAATGAGAGATGTGGCATCAAAGGGTATAACAATGCTTGTCGTTACTCACGAGATGGGATTTGCAAGAAATGTTGCAAATAGAATATTTTTTATGGATGGCGGCAAAATTACTGTGGATGATCAGCCTAAGAATGTATTTGAAAATCCACAAAATCAACGTTTAAAAGAATTTTTAAGTAAAGTTCTAAATCATTAA
- a CDS encoding amino acid ABC transporter permease, with translation MNERFFKFLFFIFIVGFGTYYFYPTEMNEIQRMAYLKSYGVTLGLASGGILIGIALGFTLAFLKFLNIKILNFIIDEYIDILRGTPILLQLLIFSVVIFATWSDNFYVAIIALGLNSSAYVAEIVRGGVNSVDKGQMEAARAMGLNYGISMREVVFPQATKNILPALANEFISLFKETSVVGFISVVDITMQSKSLQAVFYNPKPIIFTGVVYYVSIKTLSFLAKKLEERLNRHD, from the coding sequence TTGAACGAGAGATTTTTTAAATTTTTATTCTTTATTTTTATAGTAGGATTTGGCACATACTACTTCTACCCTACCGAAATGAACGAAATTCAACGTATGGCTTATCTTAAAAGCTACGGTGTAACTCTAGGTCTTGCATCAGGCGGAATTTTAATAGGAATAGCGTTAGGTTTTACTCTAGCGTTTTTAAAATTTTTAAATATCAAAATTTTAAATTTTATAATCGATGAATATATAGATATATTACGCGGAACACCTATACTATTACAGCTCTTAATATTTTCCGTAGTGATTTTCGCTACATGGAGTGATAACTTTTACGTAGCCATAATAGCTCTTGGACTAAACAGCTCCGCATATGTAGCCGAAATAGTAAGAGGCGGAGTAAATAGCGTGGATAAAGGTCAAATGGAAGCGGCTCGCGCAATGGGGCTAAACTACGGCATATCAATGAGAGAGGTGGTTTTCCCTCAGGCAACCAAAAATATCCTGCCGGCTCTTGCAAATGAGTTTATCTCGCTTTTTAAAGAGACATCGGTAGTTGGATTTATTAGCGTAGTTGATATTACAATGCAGAGCAAAAGCCTACAAGCCGTATTTTACAATCCAAAACCGATAATTTTTACCGGAGTAGTTTATTACGTAAGTATTAAAACACTTTCATTCCTGGCTAAAAAGCTTGAAGAGAGACTAAATAGACATGATTGA
- the putP gene encoding sodium/proline symporter PutP yields the protein MEFSAYIAIAIYFGFLLVVGKYAYDKNASMNEYLLDNRRLGPVVTALSAGASDMSGWMLLGVPGALYATGIANVWIAIGLTIGAYCNYLFLAKRLRVYTEVASDSITIPDFLENRFKDNTKILRIVSGVVILVFFTLYVSSGIIAGGKSFESFFGLDFKVGAIFTLFIVVFYTFFGGFRAVCITDAFQGSLMFLVLVLVPVVAYFNIQIPDSSSFWSEVGKYSTSHLDLFHNQTFLSILGLMAWGLGYFGQPHIIVRFMAIRSSAELAQARRIGIGWMALGLIGAIMSGLIGFVYYNQLGMPLKDPETVFLKLGETLFHPFIVGVIISAVLSAIMSTISSQLLVSASSVTKDFILAFYKKEVDEKAQVAFGRYAVVAVALVATLLAFSSTDTVLGVVGNAWAGFGASFGPVLLFSLYWKRMSALAALAGMIVGGTTVLAWISFGLNSYVYEILPGFVASSIAIVFVSMWGEAIDKMTNEPNQQVVQDEFEKMKMRL from the coding sequence ATGGAGTTTAGCGCTTATATTGCGATTGCTATATATTTTGGATTTTTGCTTGTAGTGGGCAAATATGCTTATGACAAAAACGCCAGCATGAACGAATATTTGCTGGATAATCGCCGCTTAGGTCCCGTTGTGACCGCTCTTAGCGCGGGAGCTAGCGATATGAGCGGTTGGATGTTGCTTGGTGTGCCGGGAGCTCTTTATGCAACGGGTATCGCAAACGTCTGGATAGCCATAGGACTGACTATAGGTGCGTATTGCAACTACCTCTTTTTAGCTAAAAGGCTTCGCGTTTATACCGAAGTTGCAAGCGATAGCATAACTATTCCTGATTTTTTAGAAAACCGCTTTAAGGACAACACAAAAATTTTGCGTATAGTCTCAGGTGTCGTTATACTCGTGTTTTTTACGCTTTACGTAAGTAGCGGTATCATCGCGGGCGGCAAGAGCTTTGAGAGCTTTTTTGGACTTGATTTTAAGGTTGGAGCGATATTTACGCTATTTATTGTTGTGTTTTATACTTTTTTTGGCGGATTTAGAGCTGTTTGTATCACGGATGCGTTTCAAGGCTCGCTTATGTTTTTGGTGCTTGTTTTAGTGCCTGTTGTGGCTTACTTTAATATACAAATTCCCGATTCTTCAAGCTTTTGGAGTGAGGTTGGCAAATACAGCACCAGCCATCTTGATCTTTTCCACAATCAGACATTTTTAAGCATACTTGGGCTCATGGCTTGGGGGCTTGGATACTTCGGACAGCCTCACATCATAGTGCGCTTTATGGCGATAAGAAGCTCCGCAGAGCTTGCGCAGGCACGCAGGATAGGCATAGGCTGGATGGCGCTTGGACTCATAGGTGCTATCATGAGCGGGCTTATCGGATTTGTCTATTATAATCAGCTTGGCATGCCGCTAAAAGATCCTGAAACCGTGTTTTTAAAGCTTGGAGAGACTCTGTTTCATCCGTTTATCGTAGGAGTTATCATTTCAGCTGTTCTTTCAGCGATCATGAGCACGATTTCAAGCCAACTTTTAGTAAGTGCAAGCTCGGTTACAAAAGACTTTATTCTAGCGTTTTATAAAAAAGAGGTAGATGAAAAGGCGCAAGTTGCATTTGGCAGATACGCTGTGGTTGCGGTTGCTTTGGTTGCAACGCTGCTGGCATTTAGCTCGACTGACACTGTGCTGGGAGTTGTTGGCAACGCTTGGGCCGGATTTGGCGCAAGCTTTGGACCTGTGCTTCTTTTTAGCCTTTATTGGAAGCGCATGAGCGCACTTGCAGCGCTTGCCGGCATGATAGTTGGCGGCACGACGGTGCTTGCTTGGATATCGTTTGGACTAAATTCTTATGTGTATGAAATTTTGCCCGGGTTCGTTGCCTCAAGTATCGCTATCGTGTTTGTTAGTATGTGGGGTGAGGCGATAGATAAGATGACAAACGAGCCAAATCAACAAGTCGTGCAAGACGAATTTGAAAAGATGAAAATGAGACTGTAG
- a CDS encoding DUF2130 domain-containing protein, with protein MKDSVKCPSCGFDVDVNSAFKSQVEQEFNQKLAAEKKNFEKEVEAKREQYKAHLEQLNAKQKELETKQAEFDAKVAEALKLKQKELEAQIKIKFENENLAAVNALKAELEAKSKQVSELNLKTVEIEKLKREKDELEASIKAKSEQEFSAKLQAEKERLQKEILSANELKFRQKDEQMEALKKQLGEAQRRIEQGSQQLQGEVQELAIEEWLRAKFPFDTIEEVKKGANGADCMQVVNTREAQNCGKIYYESKRTKNFSNEWIEKFKADMRSSRADVGVLVSEARPKDMERLGLVDGVWVCSYEEFKALSFVLRNSVIELNFAKNSVQNRSNKIELLYSYLTSNEFKMRIEAIVEGFTSMQEDLIKEQNAMKKIWKSREKQIEKVRDNAIEMFGSIKGIAGNAIGEIRTLELGFDDSVSDDAVEGE; from the coding sequence ATGAAAGATAGTGTAAAGTGTCCAAGCTGCGGCTTTGATGTAGATGTAAATTCGGCTTTTAAAAGCCAAGTCGAGCAGGAATTTAACCAAAAATTAGCAGCCGAAAAAAAGAACTTTGAAAAAGAGGTTGAAGCTAAAAGAGAGCAGTATAAGGCGCATCTGGAGCAGTTAAACGCAAAGCAAAAGGAGCTTGAAACAAAGCAGGCGGAATTTGACGCGAAAGTGGCTGAAGCCTTAAAACTCAAGCAAAAAGAGCTTGAAGCGCAGATAAAGATAAAATTTGAAAATGAAAATTTAGCCGCCGTAAATGCGCTAAAAGCCGAACTTGAAGCCAAGTCAAAGCAGGTTAGTGAGCTAAATTTAAAAACCGTGGAGATAGAAAAACTTAAGCGCGAAAAAGATGAGCTGGAAGCCAGTATAAAAGCTAAAAGTGAGCAGGAATTTTCAGCTAAACTGCAGGCCGAAAAGGAGCGCTTGCAAAAGGAAATTTTATCTGCGAACGAGCTTAAATTTCGACAAAAAGATGAGCAGATGGAGGCGCTTAAAAAGCAGTTAGGTGAGGCTCAAAGGCGCATAGAGCAGGGCAGTCAGCAGCTTCAAGGTGAAGTGCAAGAGCTTGCGATAGAGGAGTGGCTGAGGGCGAAATTTCCGTTTGATACCATAGAAGAGGTAAAAAAGGGTGCAAACGGTGCTGACTGCATGCAGGTGGTTAATACCAGAGAAGCGCAAAACTGCGGCAAAATTTACTATGAGAGCAAGCGGACTAAGAATTTTTCAAACGAATGGATAGAGAAATTTAAAGCCGATATGCGCTCAAGCCGGGCTGATGTGGGAGTGCTTGTAAGTGAAGCGCGCCCTAAAGATATGGAGCGACTTGGGCTGGTTGATGGCGTGTGGGTGTGCTCGTATGAGGAGTTTAAGGCGCTTAGCTTCGTGCTTAGAAACTCGGTAATCGAGCTAAATTTCGCCAAAAATTCGGTGCAAAACAGAAGCAACAAGATCGAGCTTCTTTACTCTTATCTAACGAGCAATGAGTTTAAGATGCGTATAGAAGCGATCGTTGAAGGCTTTACTTCAATGCAAGAAGATCTCATAAAGGAGCAAAACGCGATGAAGAAAATTTGGAAGAGTCGTGAAAAGCAGATAGAAAAAGTTCGCGATAATGCCATAGAGATGTTTGGCTCTATCAAAGGAATCGCAGGAAACGCTATCGGCGAGATAAGGACGCTTGAGCTTGGATTTGATGATAGCGTTAGCGACGATGCAGTAGAAGGCGAGTGA
- a CDS encoding SseB family protein encodes MSINLTKTMQNFLDNPNNKNENTLINELRKAEFIAPVIINQALAKPDGKAVYEEEGSNIKFILLEDEESDLGYFPAFTSKEEMMKWRNDSEQEILNLELKNYLAMLESSKEKYAGIVIDAFSHSFILSTATLKKICEI; translated from the coding sequence ATGAGCATAAATTTAACTAAAACGATGCAAAATTTTTTAGATAATCCGAACAACAAAAATGAAAACACTCTCATAAACGAGCTAAGAAAAGCTGAATTTATAGCACCGGTCATCATAAACCAAGCGCTAGCGAAGCCTGACGGAAAGGCGGTTTATGAAGAAGAAGGCTCAAATATCAAATTTATTCTTCTTGAAGATGAAGAGAGCGATCTTGGCTATTTTCCCGCTTTTACAAGCAAAGAAGAGATGATGAAGTGGAGAAACGATAGCGAACAAGAAATCTTAAATTTAGAGCTTAAAAACTATCTTGCTATGCTAGAATCATCAAAAGAAAAGTATGCAGGCATAGTTATAGACGCATTTTCACATAGTTTTATACTAAGCACCGCAACGCTTAAGAAAATTTGTGAAATTTAA